One genomic window of Cannabis sativa cultivar Pink pepper isolate KNU-18-1 chromosome 2, ASM2916894v1, whole genome shotgun sequence includes the following:
- the LOC133034436 gene encoding uncharacterized protein LOC133034436, which translates to MASEHKDCDGRIRCPCVRCINSRFEKIDRVRAHVFDRGFMQGYDKWIYHGEPEDVVDDVAAADIESEDEMIPILEDFFPPTTEDVQGEDEQPTTNPQFDDLFEEIEAELYPGCDWISSLNFLAKLLHLKLFSSCRCDWISSLIFEELLKLLKFAFPKENNIPSTYYEENASKEACPVCGTSRWVTSENGKGKKVPCKVMRYFPLTPRLKRLYSSRITAKSMIWHHTGKSKDDGVLRHPVDGLAWKDFDAKHPEFARDPRNVRLGLAADGFNPFGNMSLAYSMWPVVVANYNLPPWLCMKDNYFLLSTLIPGAKSPGKDMDIFLRPLVDELKELWNNGVATRDSSTNSMFTMRAALLWTVNDFPARSSLSGWSGQGYKACPTCNEDTTSIRVIGKTSYVGHRRFLPSNHAMRRDTRFDGKVERRPPPRRFTCEEILSQVNALEPQIPGHHENFGGVKRRRVAENCNWRKKSIFYELEYWSTNILKHNIDVMHVEKNVCDSLLGTILDNDKSKDTTNARHDLKKMGIRESLWIYEDGNGRLMKPHAPYVLTREKRQLFCQFVKGIKFPDGFCSNLKSKVSPDESNIIGLKSHDCHVIMQRVLAVGVRKFLPRDTATTITQLSFFDIMIHLVLHLPEEAILGGPVFMRWMYPFERYMKKLKNYVENKARPEGSIAEGYVANEAVTFCSMYFKGCETRFNRLDRNEDAPSVCRYLSVFNSQSRPLTSGLIKPLDHTSREKAEWYILQNSPEIQAYLDEHLDKIRHEYNDKILCPWFHKKIYELHKLGTLQNGDELLALASGSDYLATFYEGCVVNGVRFIASKRDQKRKTQNSGVTVAGTEGFNYYGTLEDVITISYTGAYTVSLFECKWYNTNPLRKKTITENNITSINTRGYWYQDEPYILANQAKQVFYLEDPLRGRDWKVIEDISHRQIWDIADNEDETDVDVVSDSNSANFVLTVDLGELIMQSNEPPVIVESSDQLVDSEIENNELDENYVAEEVDDLLVEHVEDENVNLVNDGNDSDSSV; encoded by the exons ATGGCATCAGAACATAAGGATTGTGATGGAAGAATTCGATGTCCTTGTGTGAGATGTATAAATagtaggtttgaaaaaatagataggGTTAGAGCACACGTATTTGATCGAGGTTTCATGCAAGGATATGATAAGTGGATTTATCACGGCGAGCCTGAGGATGTTGTCGATGATGTAGCAGCTGCCGATATTGAATCAGAGGATGAAATGATACCTATTCTAGAAGACTTCTTTCCCCCAACAACAGAGGATGTACAAGGAGAAGATGAACAACCAACCACAAACCCTCAGTTTGATGACTTATTTGAGGAAATTGAAGCTGAATTGTATCCCGGTTGTGATTGGATTTCGTCTCTCAACTTTTTAGCAAAGCTATTGCATTTAAAACTTTTTAGCAGCTGCCGATGTGATTGGATTTCGTCTCTCATCTTTGAAGAATTATTGAAGCTTTTAAAGTTTGCGTTTCCGaaggaaaataatattccaTCAACTTACTACGAG GAGAATGCATCCAAGGAGGCTTGTCCAGTTTGCGGAACTAGTCGTTGGGTTACTTCCGAGAACGGGAAAGGAAAAAAAGTTCCTTGCAAAGTCATGCGATACTTTCCGTTGACACCTCGACTTAAAAGATTATATAGTTCGAGGATTACAGCGAAAAGCATGATATGGCATCATACtggaaaatcaaaagatgatggGGTGTTGCGACACCCGGTCGATGGTTTAGCTTGGAAAGACTTTGATGCAAAACATCCCGAGTTTGCAAGGGACCCAAGAAATGTTCGACTTGGGTTAGCTGCTGATGgatttaatccatttggcaacatgagtcTTGCATACAGCATGTGGCCAGTGGTGGTAGCTAACTATAATCTACCACCTTGGTTATGTAtgaaagataattattttttgctatCTACCCTAATTCCtggtgcaaaatctccaggtaaagacatggatatatttttaagaCCTTTGGTGGATGAATTAAAGGAGTTGTGGAATAATGGGGTAGCAACGAGAGATAGTTCGACCAACTCGATGTTCACCATGCGTGCTGCGCTTTTGTGGACAGTGAATGATTTTCCTGCTCGTAGTAGCTTGTCTGGGTGGAGTGGTCAAGGTTATAAAGCTTGCCCTACTTGTAATGAAGACACGACATCCATTCGAGTGATCGGGAAGACATCATATGTTGGTCATCGAAGGTTCTTGCCAAGTAACCATGCAATGAGAAGGGATACTCGATTTGATGGTAAAGTTGAAAGAAGACCTCCTCCAAGACGATTTACTTGTGAAGAAATATTATCACAAGTTAATGCTCTCGAACCCCAAATTCCCGGACATCATGAAAATTTTGGGGGCGTGAAACGTAGAAGAGTTGCAGAAAATTGTAATTGgaggaaaaaaagtattttctacGAGTTGGAGTATTGGAGCACGAATATTTTAAAACACAACATTGATGTCATGCATGTTGAGAAGAATGTGTGTGATAGTCTCCTAGGAACCATCTTGGATAATGATAAATCAAAGGACACAACCAATGCGCGCCATGATTTAAAGAAGATGGGTATTAGGGAATCGTTGTGGATTTATGAAGATGGGAATGGGAGGCTAATGAAACCGCATGCTCCTTATGTTTTGACTCGTGAGAAAAGACAACTTTTTTGTCAGTTTGTTAAAGGAATAAAGTTTCCCGATGGCTTCTGTTCAAATTTAAAGAGCAAAGTTTCTCCAGATGAGTCTAACATTATTGGGTTAAAATCCCACGATTGTCATGTCATTATGCAGCGAGTACTAGCGGTTGGTGTCCGTAAATTTCTACCTCGTGACACTGCAACAACTATTACTCAGCTGT ctttttttgacataatgatACACTTGGTATTGCATTTGCCTGAAGAAGCGATATTGGGTGGCCCGGTCTTTATGAGATGGATGTATCCTTTTGAAAGgtacatgaaaaaattgaagaattatGTGGAAAATAAGGCACGTCCTGAAGGGTCAATTGCAGAAGGTTATGTTGCTAATGAGGCAGTAACCTTTTGTTCAATGTACTTTAAAGGGTGTGAAACAAGATTTAATCGGCTTGATCGAAATGAAGATGCGCCTTCTGTTTGTCGCTATCTCTCAGTTTTTaattctcaatctcgtcctttAACTAGCGGACTTATCAAGCCTCTTGATCATACCAGTCGTGAAAAAGCTGAGTGGTACATTCTTCAAAATTCTCCTGAAATCCAAGCTTACTTAGA TGAACATTTggacaagatcaggcatgaataTAACGACAAAATTTTATGTCCGTGGTTTCACAAGAAG ataTATGAGTTGCACAAGCTTGGAACTTTACAAAATGGTGATGAGTTACTCGCTCTCGCTTCCGGGTCCGATTACTTAGCAACATTTTACGAAGGTTGTGTAGTGAATGGTGTTCGGTTTATTGCATCAAAGCGAGACCAAAAGCGGAAGACACAAAATAGTGGTGTTACTGTTGCTGGAACTGAAGGGTTTAATTATTACGGCACACTTGAAGATGTAATCACTATATCTTATACTGGTGCATATACAGTGTCATTGTTTGAATGTAAATGGTATAACACTAATCCATTAAGAAAGAAGACAATCActgaaaataatataactagTATAAATACTCGTGGATATTGGTATCAAGATGAACCGTACATCCTTGCTAACCAGGCGAAGCAAGTTTTCTATCTTGAAGATCCACTCAGAGGTCGCGATTGGAAGGTTATTGAAGATATTAGCCATCGACAAATTTGGGACATTGCTGACAACGAAGATGAGACTGATGTAGATGTTGTTAGTGATTCTAACTCTGCCAATTTTGTGTTGACGGTTGATCTTGGAGAGTTGATTATGCAATCGAATGAACCTCCAGTAATTGTTGAATCGTCCGATCAGTTAGTGGATTCTGAGATAGAGAATAATGAACTTGATGAAAATTATGTTGCTGAAGAAGTAGATGATTTACTAGTTGAACATGTAGAGGATGAAAATGTAAACTTAGTGAATGATGGAAATGATAGTGATTCTTCAGtgtaa